One window of the Nitrospira sp. genome contains the following:
- a CDS encoding DUF4105 domain-containing protein: MQLLGPHGFFRIFPITFLLVFLPCLVPSHGISSPLGDQSYLNELRNRAATLRLAEEREWQVLLHYRRTWLGGVESMQDDPGFFLAPQGKINPEAELAATLTNFFVDDVVGRSKQPAQCAFVARYHWLKERLQFDDTRLPPLPCERFRQWFDEFNAEAISLIFPTGFMNNPSSMFGHTFLRVDGKDQTPQTRILAYTINYAAQLPPDAGIEYAFKGLAGAYPGYFSTIPYYLKVQEYRDIDNRDIWEYRLKLTEQQVTRLLMHTWELGNAYFDYYFFGENCAYHILSLIEAAEPSAHLLDAFPAYTIPVDTVRLLREAGLVGEVISRPSRSTLVRRKRTSMTDDEQGWLDRLIRNPEGLKEDGFRALHSERQAFVLETASDYLLQHSAGAGEDGAPYREKNRTILRARSELKVTPSAVLIEPYVKQPDLGHGTSRLGLGAGWRNQRAFEEVSFRGAYHDLLDPETGYTPDAQIELVSVGIRHYHDQSQARVERFGLVNITSLAPIHALSSVPSWKVNVGMNTIRHNGCQLCSNGVASGGIGAAVESSLFKREVYFAFAEAEANYSRAYEERHRIGGGGTVGMLTDLTDRWKLMLSGSYLRYALGDKSEDIRWFAGSRYTLSQNWALRVEYNHRDRDNDVLVSVQAFF, from the coding sequence TTGCAACTACTGGGACCCCACGGTTTCTTCAGAATCTTCCCGATCACCTTTCTGCTCGTCTTTCTCCCGTGCCTTGTTCCGTCCCACGGAATCAGCAGTCCGCTCGGTGATCAATCTTATCTGAACGAATTGCGCAATCGCGCTGCAACCCTGCGCCTCGCGGAGGAGCGCGAGTGGCAGGTGCTGCTCCATTACCGCCGGACGTGGCTCGGTGGAGTGGAGAGCATGCAGGACGATCCGGGGTTCTTTCTTGCCCCTCAAGGGAAAATCAATCCGGAGGCCGAGCTTGCCGCCACACTGACCAATTTTTTTGTCGACGATGTCGTCGGTCGCTCGAAGCAGCCTGCGCAATGTGCATTCGTGGCCCGATACCACTGGTTGAAAGAACGCCTGCAGTTCGATGACACCCGTCTGCCGCCGTTGCCTTGTGAACGGTTCAGACAATGGTTCGATGAGTTCAATGCCGAAGCGATCAGTCTCATCTTCCCGACGGGATTCATGAACAATCCCTCATCCATGTTCGGTCATACATTCCTGCGAGTCGACGGCAAGGACCAGACGCCGCAGACGAGAATTCTGGCCTACACCATCAACTATGCGGCTCAGCTCCCGCCTGATGCAGGCATCGAGTATGCCTTTAAAGGGCTCGCCGGCGCGTACCCCGGGTACTTCTCCACGATCCCGTACTATCTCAAGGTGCAGGAGTATCGGGATATCGACAATCGAGATATCTGGGAATACCGATTGAAGCTGACCGAGCAACAGGTGACTCGCCTCTTGATGCACACCTGGGAGTTAGGGAATGCGTATTTTGACTATTACTTTTTTGGTGAAAACTGCGCCTACCACATCCTTTCATTGATAGAGGCGGCTGAACCATCCGCCCATCTGCTGGATGCCTTTCCTGCCTATACGATTCCAGTCGACACGGTTCGGCTCCTGCGAGAAGCGGGGCTTGTTGGAGAGGTGATTTCCCGACCATCCCGCAGTACCCTCGTGCGTCGAAAGCGCACGTCGATGACCGATGATGAGCAAGGGTGGCTCGATCGCTTGATCAGGAACCCTGAAGGGTTGAAAGAGGATGGATTTCGAGCGCTTCACAGTGAGAGGCAAGCCTTCGTCTTGGAGACGGCCTCGGATTATCTACTCCAGCACAGTGCCGGAGCAGGGGAGGACGGGGCTCCGTATCGAGAGAAAAACAGGACCATTCTGAGAGCCAGAAGTGAACTCAAAGTCACCCCATCGGCGGTACTGATTGAGCCTTATGTGAAACAACCTGACCTTGGTCACGGGACCAGCCGGCTTGGCCTCGGGGCCGGATGGAGAAACCAGCGAGCATTTGAGGAAGTGAGCTTCCGTGGCGCGTACCACGATCTGCTCGATCCGGAAACTGGGTACACTCCGGATGCGCAGATCGAGCTGGTGTCGGTCGGGATTCGCCATTATCACGATCAGTCACAGGCGCGTGTCGAACGGTTCGGTTTGGTCAACATTACGTCTCTCGCGCCGATCCATGCGCTTTCATCTGTTCCCTCTTGGAAGGTCAATGTCGGCATGAACACGATCCGGCACAACGGCTGCCAGCTCTGCAGCAACGGCGTGGCGAGCGGTGGGATTGGGGCTGCCGTGGAATCCAGTCTGTTCAAACGAGAAGTGTATTTTGCGTTTGCCGAGGCCGAAGCCAACTACAGCCGCGCCTATGAAGAGCGCCACCGTATCGGCGGAGGCGGCACGGTGGGGATGTTGACTGACCTGACGGACCGCTGGAAGCTGATGCTCTCCGGATCATATCTTCGTTATGCACTAGGCGACAAGTCCGAGGATATCCGCTGGTTTGCCGGGTCCCGCTATACCCTGTCGCAGAACTGGGCGTTGCGGGTGGAATACAATCATCGGGATCGGGATAACGACGTCCTGGTGAGCGTTCAGGCATTCTTTTAG
- a CDS encoding DUF3015 domain-containing protein, whose product MMKRVLLASLAVAFMGMQVGLAMANAGNPDTGPGCGLGKLAWQNYPHQKVIGVQTMEATTNGLMGNQTFGISSGTSGCTNDGKFWAQEKVNVFAALNFENLAQDMAQGQGEHLTSLATLMGIPAAQQPAFFAMTQEKYASLMSAGETSPVALVKALNDAVATHPMLAKVSAN is encoded by the coding sequence ATGATGAAGAGAGTGCTCTTGGCATCGTTGGCTGTGGCCTTCATGGGTATGCAGGTTGGATTGGCGATGGCGAACGCCGGCAATCCCGATACTGGACCGGGTTGCGGCCTGGGTAAGCTGGCTTGGCAGAATTACCCCCACCAGAAGGTCATCGGTGTCCAGACTATGGAAGCGACCACCAATGGACTCATGGGGAATCAGACGTTCGGGATCAGCAGCGGGACCTCCGGCTGTACCAATGATGGGAAGTTCTGGGCGCAGGAGAAGGTCAATGTATTTGCCGCGCTGAACTTTGAAAACCTGGCGCAAGACATGGCTCAGGGGCAGGGTGAACACCTGACTTCCCTGGCGACGTTGATGGGTATTCCTGCGGCGCAACAGCCGGCGTTCTTCGCGATGACTCAGGAGAAGTATGCCTCCCTCATGTCGGCAGGCGAGACCTCTCCGGTTGCACTCGTGAAAGCGTTGAATGACGCGGTGGCGACGCATCCGATGCTGGCCAAGGTTTCCGCCAACTAG
- a CDS encoding metallophosphoesterase family protein has translation MIAKGQTHIGVIADTHGLFDQAIIAHFAGVAAILHAGDIGNPDVIRQLQRIAPVIAVSGNVDEFEDSGFPRSRVIRRDGVTIGIRHILFERGKLTVDARAWLDKEQLDVCVFGHSHRPTIERYGPTLLFNPGSAGPKRFSLPRGVGMLTFVGGRIEPRVIPLQRKADGKRDDRHSR, from the coding sequence GTGATTGCCAAGGGCCAGACGCACATCGGCGTCATCGCCGATACTCATGGCCTGTTTGATCAGGCGATCATTGCGCACTTCGCGGGTGTCGCAGCCATCCTCCATGCCGGCGACATCGGCAACCCTGACGTCATTCGGCAGCTCCAGCGGATCGCCCCGGTCATCGCCGTGTCGGGCAACGTCGATGAGTTCGAAGATAGCGGATTCCCCAGGTCGCGCGTGATCCGCCGTGACGGGGTGACGATTGGAATCCGCCACATCCTGTTTGAGCGCGGGAAGCTGACCGTGGACGCAAGAGCGTGGTTGGACAAAGAACAGCTCGACGTCTGCGTCTTCGGCCACAGTCATCGCCCGACCATTGAGCGCTATGGCCCAACCCTGTTATTCAATCCCGGGTCAGCCGGACCGAAACGGTTTTCCCTGCCGCGCGGCGTCGGGATGCTGACCTTTGTTGGAGGGCGGATTGAGCCCAGAGTCATCCCGTTGCAGCGGAAGGCTGATGGAAAGCGAGACGATCGTCACTCGCGCTGA
- a CDS encoding M48 family metallopeptidase, producing the protein MTNFSPNALCFGEEFPASGAPCLVQIEGDGLAIAYEPAGSTAPSERVLFTGLAVSAGGLDHDHLVVKWGEGLQARTLYLKHPDLIRAFREAAPDHLSQPFEQAAERVRQVRHRHRVMWGTVAGSIMAVALGLWFGADLFVEVAVSRIPVEWEQKLGEAAYKDFLSHQDVMKEGPAVKAVEEMTQRLAAQIPNSPYKFQVTVVKSDVVNAFALPGGYVVVFTGLMKKADSGEEVAGVLGHELNHVLQRHGLERIVKNLGIMAAVAIIVGDQQGLIGLMRQVGVELLTLKFDRAQEMEADLTGLQLVYRAKIDPKGMITFFQKLSEKDEGRIEWLSTHPMSSARADRLKAELAALPKRSPEPFTFQWSEVQGALGVSPVAAP; encoded by the coding sequence ATGACCAACTTTTCCCCCAACGCCCTTTGTTTCGGTGAGGAGTTTCCGGCCAGTGGCGCGCCCTGTCTCGTCCAGATTGAAGGCGATGGGCTCGCGATCGCTTATGAGCCGGCAGGATCGACGGCTCCATCTGAGCGAGTGCTCTTTACAGGGCTGGCGGTGTCCGCCGGTGGGCTGGATCATGATCATCTGGTTGTGAAATGGGGGGAGGGGCTGCAGGCACGCACGTTGTACCTCAAACATCCCGATCTTATCCGGGCCTTCCGTGAAGCGGCGCCGGATCACTTGAGTCAGCCGTTTGAGCAGGCCGCCGAGCGAGTGCGGCAGGTGCGCCACCGGCATCGTGTCATGTGGGGGACGGTTGCTGGTTCGATCATGGCTGTGGCGCTGGGGCTCTGGTTCGGGGCCGATCTGTTCGTGGAGGTGGCGGTCAGTCGAATCCCAGTCGAGTGGGAGCAGAAGCTCGGCGAAGCCGCCTATAAAGACTTTCTCAGTCATCAAGACGTGATGAAAGAGGGCCCTGCCGTGAAGGCGGTCGAAGAGATGACGCAGCGTCTGGCCGCGCAGATTCCGAACAGTCCGTACAAGTTTCAAGTCACCGTGGTGAAGAGCGACGTCGTCAATGCGTTTGCGCTACCGGGCGGCTACGTGGTCGTGTTTACCGGCTTGATGAAAAAAGCGGACAGCGGAGAAGAAGTCGCGGGGGTGTTGGGGCACGAGCTCAACCATGTGTTGCAACGGCACGGGCTCGAACGGATTGTGAAGAACCTGGGCATCATGGCGGCGGTTGCGATCATTGTCGGCGATCAGCAGGGGCTTATCGGATTGATGCGGCAAGTCGGCGTCGAACTGCTGACACTCAAGTTCGACCGGGCGCAAGAAATGGAAGCCGATCTCACCGGGTTGCAGTTGGTCTATCGCGCGAAGATCGATCCCAAAGGCATGATCACGTTCTTTCAGAAGCTTTCGGAGAAGGACGAGGGGCGCATAGAGTGGCTCTCCACGCATCCGATGAGCAGCGCGAGAGCCGATCGTCTGAAAGCTGAGTTGGCGGCTCTTCCGAAGCGCTCTCCCGAGCCCTTCACGTTTCAGTGGAGTGAGGTGCAGGGTGCGCTCGGAGTTTCACCCGTTGCGGCACCGTGA
- a CDS encoding TIGR00266 family protein: MKSEILYPGAFPMVRVELASGEHIKAESGAMVGSSPTVDVESKMEGGFLGALSRKLLTGEKFFFQTLRASRGPGEVLLAPTVPGEIVILELDGVNEYMVQKDGFLAGADSITIESKMQSLSRGLLGGEGFFILKIGGKGMLAVNSFGAIHKIELRPDQEYIVDNSHLVAWSATTSYNIEKAASGWVASFTSGEGLVCRFRGPGIVYIQSRNPGSFGAWIRQFIPVSE; this comes from the coding sequence ATGAAAAGCGAAATTCTCTATCCGGGGGCGTTTCCGATGGTGCGGGTTGAGTTGGCGTCCGGGGAGCATATCAAAGCCGAATCGGGTGCGATGGTGGGTTCCTCTCCGACGGTGGATGTTGAAAGTAAGATGGAAGGCGGTTTTCTCGGAGCGCTCTCGCGCAAACTGTTGACGGGGGAAAAATTCTTCTTCCAGACGCTGCGGGCCAGTCGCGGGCCGGGCGAGGTGTTGCTGGCGCCGACGGTGCCGGGCGAAATCGTCATTCTGGAACTCGACGGCGTGAACGAATACATGGTGCAGAAGGATGGATTCCTGGCCGGGGCGGACTCCATCACGATCGAAAGCAAAATGCAGAGTTTGAGCCGCGGACTCCTGGGTGGCGAAGGATTTTTCATTCTGAAGATCGGCGGCAAGGGGATGCTGGCGGTGAATAGCTTCGGCGCCATTCATAAGATCGAACTCAGGCCGGATCAGGAATACATTGTGGACAACAGCCACCTCGTGGCCTGGTCTGCGACGACCTCGTACAACATCGAGAAAGCCGCCTCCGGTTGGGTCGCCAGCTTCACGTCCGGAGAAGGGCTGGTTTGCCGGTTCCGCGGGCCGGGGATTGTGTATATCCAGAGCCGCAATCCCGGCAGCTTCGGGGCGTGGATCAGACAGTTCATCCCGGTCTCAGAGTAG
- a CDS encoding DUF3106 domain-containing protein, translated as MMGLVLNIILLCGWSLAAWAQAEAQGVPWSQLNQQEQQLLQKFNQDWDQLPADRQERLRNGARQWSSMNPDERTEARQRFQEWRQMSPDDQQRLRDGFQRFRELPPEKREAIRNARQWFRSLPPEERHEMRQRWKNMTPDERRTLRRQFKKNFGGDGSAPPSNQFPHRDRPFRPNR; from the coding sequence ATGATGGGACTTGTGCTCAATATTATTCTGCTGTGTGGATGGAGCCTCGCAGCCTGGGCCCAGGCTGAGGCCCAAGGTGTGCCGTGGAGCCAACTGAATCAGCAGGAGCAACAGCTCTTGCAGAAATTCAATCAGGACTGGGATCAGTTGCCGGCGGATCGTCAGGAACGTTTGCGCAATGGCGCGCGACAGTGGTCGAGCATGAATCCTGATGAACGGACTGAGGCGCGCCAGCGGTTCCAGGAGTGGCGACAGATGTCCCCGGACGATCAACAGCGACTGCGGGACGGGTTCCAGCGCTTTCGCGAGTTGCCGCCTGAAAAGCGCGAGGCCATTCGCAATGCGCGGCAGTGGTTTCGGTCCTTGCCGCCTGAAGAGCGCCATGAGATGCGCCAACGCTGGAAGAATATGACGCCCGACGAACGGCGCACGCTTCGCCGGCAGTTCAAAAAGAACTTCGGCGGCGACGGGTCTGCTCCACCGTCGAATCAGTTCCCGCACCGCGACCGGCCTTTCCGTCCGAACCGCTGA
- a CDS encoding RNA polymerase sigma factor has translation MALARSLTPAHSRQCYLGGRISTLEETRALDRFLAGVERRAFRMAQIATGHDDEALDLVQEAMLKLVERYGTRDEAEWGPLFHRILQSKIRDWYRRTKVRSRWRLWLGRDEDGEEAGDPLDAIADTTTPAADHQLKIKEASAALDAALRTLPLRQQQAFLLRAWEELDVAQTAAAMGCSEGSVKTHYFRAIHTLRTRLGNHWP, from the coding sequence ATGGCACTCGCTCGTAGTCTGACACCGGCCCACAGTCGTCAATGTTATCTGGGTGGGAGGATTTCGACTCTGGAGGAGACACGGGCGCTGGATCGATTTTTAGCCGGAGTCGAACGCCGCGCGTTTCGGATGGCACAGATCGCCACGGGACACGATGACGAGGCGCTGGATCTTGTGCAGGAGGCCATGCTCAAGCTGGTCGAACGGTATGGCACGCGCGACGAAGCGGAATGGGGGCCGCTGTTTCATCGGATCTTGCAATCCAAGATTCGCGATTGGTATCGGCGGACAAAAGTCCGGTCTCGCTGGCGTCTCTGGTTGGGCCGCGACGAGGACGGCGAGGAAGCTGGCGATCCATTGGACGCGATCGCTGATACGACGACCCCGGCGGCAGACCACCAACTGAAGATCAAGGAGGCCTCGGCGGCGCTTGATGCGGCATTGCGAACGCTGCCTCTCCGACAGCAGCAAGCGTTCTTACTGCGGGCCTGGGAAGAACTCGATGTGGCGCAAACAGCGGCGGCGATGGGTTGCTCTGAGGGGAGTGTGAAGACGCACTATTTTCGTGCCATTCACACGCTTCGAACGCGTTTAGGAAATCATTGGCCATGA